One Comamonas endophytica DNA window includes the following coding sequences:
- a CDS encoding carbohydrate ABC transporter permease: MAAATNNAPRAAVSQHALHAWLLLLPALALLVSFTHWPALATLVDSFFSTPRGGRPGQWVGLENYQVMAEDPVFWQAVRNNLWFAGATIPLSIGLALAMALWVNERLTGRAFLRMAYFTPTVLPMIAVANIWLFFYTPQYGLLEQITGAFGLPSHNWLGDPSTALACVTLVAIWKEAGFFMIFYLAALQTLNPSLKEAAAIEGASRWYYFRRVQWPLLMPTTLFVLVNAVVNAFRLVDHVFILTRGGPDNATSLLLYHLYEVGFKFWDTGYAAAITVVLVVVLASVALLQFFVLDKRVHYK; this comes from the coding sequence ATGGCCGCGGCGACGAACAACGCGCCCCGCGCAGCGGTGAGCCAGCATGCGCTGCATGCGTGGCTGCTGCTGCTGCCCGCCCTGGCGCTGCTGGTGTCGTTCACGCACTGGCCGGCGCTGGCCACGCTGGTCGACAGCTTCTTCTCGACGCCACGCGGCGGCCGGCCCGGCCAGTGGGTCGGGCTCGAGAACTACCAGGTGATGGCCGAGGACCCGGTGTTCTGGCAGGCGGTGCGCAACAACCTGTGGTTTGCGGGCGCGACGATTCCGCTGTCGATCGGTCTGGCGCTGGCGATGGCGCTGTGGGTCAACGAGCGGCTGACCGGCCGCGCCTTCCTGCGCATGGCGTATTTCACGCCGACGGTGCTGCCGATGATCGCAGTGGCCAATATCTGGCTGTTCTTCTACACGCCGCAATACGGCCTGCTCGAGCAGATCACGGGCGCCTTCGGGCTGCCCTCGCACAACTGGCTGGGCGATCCCTCGACGGCGCTGGCCTGCGTGACGCTGGTGGCGATCTGGAAGGAGGCTGGCTTCTTCATGATCTTCTATCTGGCGGCGCTGCAGACGCTGAACCCCAGCCTCAAGGAGGCTGCCGCCATCGAGGGCGCCTCGCGCTGGTACTACTTCAGGCGCGTGCAGTGGCCGCTCTTGATGCCGACCACGCTGTTCGTGCTGGTCAATGCCGTGGTCAATGCCTTCCGGCTGGTCGACCATGTCTTCATCCTGACGCGCGGCGGCCCCGACAACGCCACCAGCCTGCTGCTCTACCACCTCTACGAGGTCGGCTTCAAGTTCTGGGACACGGGCTATGCGGCGGCGATCACCGTGGTGCTGGTGGTGGTGCTGGCCAGCGTCGCGCTGCTGCAGTTTTTCGTCTTGGACAAGCGGGTGCACTACAAATGA
- a CDS encoding carbohydrate ABC transporter permease, which produces MSARELPRQGPALYAASWLDTAAAWLLALLWILPLVYAVWTAFHPAEFSTRFDLAAPWTLENFRQAWQAAPFARYFLNTTLLVAMILAAQLVLSTLAAYAFARYEFRGRNVAFALVLVQLMIMPDILLVENYQTMARLGVVDSLLAIGLPYFASAFAIFLLRQTFMGIPRELDEAARVEGASALQTLWRVYVPLARPVYTAFALVSVSFHWNNFLWPLIITNSVESRPLTVGLQVFSSVEQGVEWSTITAATLMTSAPLLLAFLLFQRQFVQSFMRAGIK; this is translated from the coding sequence ATGAGCGCAAGAGAACTGCCGCGCCAGGGCCCGGCGCTTTACGCGGCGTCGTGGCTGGATACCGCCGCAGCCTGGCTGCTGGCGCTGCTGTGGATACTGCCGCTGGTGTACGCGGTGTGGACGGCGTTCCACCCGGCCGAGTTCTCCACGCGCTTCGACCTGGCTGCGCCCTGGACGCTGGAGAACTTCCGCCAGGCCTGGCAGGCCGCGCCCTTTGCGCGCTACTTCCTCAACACCACGCTGCTGGTGGCGATGATCCTGGCGGCGCAGCTGGTGCTGAGCACGCTCGCGGCCTATGCCTTCGCGCGCTACGAGTTCCGCGGCAGGAACGTCGCGTTCGCGCTGGTGCTGGTGCAGCTGATGATCATGCCCGACATCCTGCTGGTGGAGAACTACCAGACCATGGCCAGGCTGGGCGTGGTCGACAGCCTGCTGGCCATCGGCCTGCCGTACTTCGCCTCGGCCTTTGCCATCTTCCTGCTGCGCCAGACCTTCATGGGCATCCCGCGCGAGCTCGACGAAGCCGCGCGCGTCGAGGGCGCCAGCGCCCTGCAGACGCTGTGGCGCGTGTACGTGCCGCTGGCGCGGCCGGTCTACACCGCGTTCGCGCTGGTGTCGGTGAGCTTCCACTGGAACAACTTCCTCTGGCCGCTGATCATCACCAACAGCGTCGAGTCGCGCCCGCTCACCGTGGGGCTGCAGGTGTTCTCCTCGGTGGAGCAGGGCGTGGAATGGTCGACCATCACGGCCGCCACGCTGATGACCTCGGCGCCGCTGCTGCTGGCGTTCCTGCTGTTCCAGCGGCAGTTCGTGCAGAGTTTCATGCGGGCGGGGATCAAGTAG
- a CDS encoding endonuclease/exonuclease/phosphatase family protein: protein MKILSWNTQWCCGLDGHVSPQRILERARGFADADVLCLQEIAVNYPGLEGSPGDQLAQLQKLLPGWQLFFGAAVDEFTSAGRQRFGNVIATRLPALQVQHFPLPYPPDAGVRSMPRVCSVVTVMDARLGAVRVMTTHLEFYSKPQRMAQARALRSLHLAACSVADAPPEECRDGSPYQSKSQTPHAVLCGDFNFEPHEPEFAALTAPWAAGEEGALKPGQWHDSWHLLHPDHPQPPTFKLFDRRYGPEPIACDFMLVSDSLKPRVRAWEVDARTQASDHQPVALTLG, encoded by the coding sequence ATGAAAATCCTCAGCTGGAATACCCAATGGTGCTGCGGCCTCGACGGCCACGTCAGCCCGCAGCGCATTCTCGAGCGCGCGCGCGGTTTTGCCGATGCCGATGTGCTGTGCCTGCAGGAGATCGCCGTGAACTACCCGGGCCTGGAGGGCAGTCCGGGCGATCAGCTCGCGCAATTGCAAAAGCTCCTGCCGGGCTGGCAGCTGTTCTTCGGCGCCGCGGTCGACGAATTCACCAGTGCCGGCCGCCAGCGCTTCGGCAATGTGATCGCCACGCGGCTGCCGGCGCTGCAGGTGCAGCATTTCCCGCTGCCCTATCCGCCCGACGCGGGCGTGCGCAGCATGCCGCGCGTGTGCAGCGTGGTCACGGTGATGGATGCGCGCCTGGGCGCGGTGCGCGTCATGACCACCCACCTCGAGTTCTACTCCAAGCCCCAGCGCATGGCGCAGGCGCGCGCGCTGCGCAGCCTGCATCTGGCGGCCTGCAGCGTGGCCGATGCGCCGCCCGAGGAATGCCGCGACGGCTCGCCCTACCAGAGCAAGTCGCAGACCCCGCATGCGGTGCTGTGCGGCGACTTCAACTTCGAGCCGCACGAGCCGGAATTCGCCGCGCTGACCGCACCCTGGGCCGCGGGCGAGGAGGGCGCGCTGAAGCCTGGCCAGTGGCATGACAGCTGGCATCTGCTGCATCCCGACCACCCCCAGCCCCCGACCTTCAAGCTGTTCGACCGGCGCTACGGCCCCGAGCCCATTGCCTGCGACTTCATGCTGGTGAGCGACAGCCTGAAGCCGCGCGTGCGCGCCTGGGAAGTCGATGCGCGCACCCAGGCATCGGACCATCAGCCCGTGGCGCTGACGCTGGGCTGA